GAACAGCTATTGCCGCTGCTTGAGGCGGGCGTGCGGGTGCATATGCATACCGGCGACGGCGATTTAATTAAACAGATGCTGCTGGAAGGGCACTGTGATTTGGGCATAACGGCGCATCCGGTGACGGATAAGCGGCTGAAAAGCGATCTGTTAAAGAGTGCGACACTACAGGCGGTGGCGGCTCCCGCGATTGTCGAACGGCTCTTGCAGACGGGCGATCTGCCGCAGGCGCTGGCGCAGGAACCGATGCTGGCGTATGACCTTGAATTTCCTCTGATCGATCACTGGTTGAAGAAGAACCGCATGGAGGATAAGGGACTGGTGCCCGCGGTGGTGAGTCAGGATCTGCGTGCGCTGCGTCGTGTGCTAACCAGTGGATTTGGTTGGACGGTGATGCCGGTGTATTTATGTCAGGATCTGCTGGATACGGGGGCGCTTGCCATTATTCCGCCTCCTGTCGGCACCACGCAACTGGATTACTATCTGGCCTGGGTACCGGGCGCACTGCGCCAACCGCGTTTAGCCCATGCGCGGCAAACCTTCCTGTGGCGGTTGCAGCACGCAGAATAGCGCCATTTTTTTGCCAAAAAACGCCAATTTTTCAAAGCATCACAAGGCAACGTCCGCTGGCGACGTTGCCCTTCTTTCTGCTGACGTCCCATCTTCTATCCTGTGATCGCCATAAACGAACTGTTGGTTTCGTTCAGTTAAAATGCCTTTTTATAAAATCTTTGAAGCGGATCGCGCCAATCTTCCCTGTGCTGCCAGCGTGGGGCACGTGGTGGCAAACGCGCAAAGGTTTTCACGATCGCCGAGCGCTACCGTATCAGCGTGACACCTTCATAACTAAAAATGTTCGGGGAAGGATGGCGATGAAAACGCGTAAGATAGGTTTGGCTAACTATTTAGCCTACGGTTCAGGGGACTTTCTTGGTGCGGGTACAACAGCGCTGACGGCCGCTTGGTTACTCTATTTTTATACCACGTTCTGTGGCTTAACACCGATTGAGGCAACGTTTATTTTTGCGATGGCGCGTGTGCTTGATGCCGTCGTCAGCCCGCTGATGGGCTTTCTGACTGATAACTTCGGTTCAACCTGGCTCGGCAAACGCTTTGGCCGCCGCAAGTTCTTTATTCTGCTCGGTATTCCCTTCGTGTTCAGCTACAGCTTCATGTGGGTCGGGGATATGAGCTATTGGTACTATCTGCTGACGTACCTGCTGTTCGATGTCGTGTATACGATGGTGCTGGTGCCGTATGAAACGCTGGTGCCGGAAATGACCGATGACTTCAAACAAAAGACCAAGTTCTCCGGCGCACGTATCGCGCTGGCGCAGTTGTCCGCGATTCTGGCCGCGTTCCTGCCGGGTATCCTGCTGGGCTACTTTGGCAAAGATAACTCGGTGTCCTTCTTCTATTCGAGTCTGGTGTTCTCCGTTATCTGTGCGCTGGTGCTGACGCTGGTCTATCTTTTTACCTGGGAACGGCCACGCGATCAGATGTCGGAAGCGTCGCTGCGGGCGGAGAAAGAGCGCCAGTCTCTGACGTTAGGCCAAAGCCTGAAGCGGCTGAACGTCGAACTGGTTTCCACGCTGCGTATTCGCATTTTCCGTCAGCATCTCGGGATGTATCTGGGCGGGTATATCGCGCAGGACGTGTTTAACGCTGTGTTCACCTATTACGTGGTTTTTGTGCTGATGCAAAGCCCGACCATGGCGTCAAACCTGATGGGAACGATGGCGATTCTGCAATTCATTGCGGTGATCGGCATGATTCCGCTGTGTATCCGCTTTGGGCCAGCCCCGTCTTACCGATTGGTCGTGTGCCTGTTTGGCGTGAGTGCGCTTTCCTATGCCGTCCTGTGGTACAGCGGTCTGCATGACACCTTCTCTCTATTGCTGTTGATTTCTGCGCTGGCGG
This genomic interval from Pectobacterium aquaticum contains the following:
- a CDS encoding LysR family transcriptional regulator: MSLIRLRTFVEVYRQRSISGASRALNLTQPAVSQHIAGLEVAVGRRLFERQANGVTPTSAADDLAADLGDKLDEAEAALASARARSMDVAGTLHIIGHADFMAEVVSEQLLPLLEAGVRVHMHTGDGDLIKQMLLEGHCDLGITAHPVTDKRLKSDLLKSATLQAVAAPAIVERLLQTGDLPQALAQEPMLAYDLEFPLIDHWLKKNRMEDKGLVPAVVSQDLRALRRVLTSGFGWTVMPVYLCQDLLDTGALAIIPPPVGTTQLDYYLAWVPGALRQPRLAHARQTFLWRLQHAE
- a CDS encoding MFS transporter gives rise to the protein MKTRKIGLANYLAYGSGDFLGAGTTALTAAWLLYFYTTFCGLTPIEATFIFAMARVLDAVVSPLMGFLTDNFGSTWLGKRFGRRKFFILLGIPFVFSYSFMWVGDMSYWYYLLTYLLFDVVYTMVLVPYETLVPEMTDDFKQKTKFSGARIALAQLSAILAAFLPGILLGYFGKDNSVSFFYSSLVFSVICALVLTLVYLFTWERPRDQMSEASLRAEKERQSLTLGQSLKRLNVELVSTLRIRIFRQHLGMYLGGYIAQDVFNAVFTYYVVFVLMQSPTMASNLMGTMAILQFIAVIGMIPLCIRFGPAPSYRLVVCLFGVSALSYAVLWYSGLHDTFSLLLLISALAGIGRGGINYVPWNTYTYIADVDEVITAQRREGIFAGIMTLTRKASQAGAVMLVGVVLQLSGFVSGQSVQAPSVSHTILMILSVGTVGVLALGFLVSLRFKLNLQTHSVLREETLKMREAGRPVPEKITPQARATVEMLAGMPYESLWGNNNIGYLNRHKGDKPVTHATQS